A part of Pectobacterium cacticida genomic DNA contains:
- the pbpG gene encoding D-alanyl-D-alanine endopeptidase has product MTKNFKLSLCGLLMLSTQVVMLPSVMAKSPTYSVGATHQEIASGSAMVVDLRDNHILYSSNPDVVVPIASVTKLMTALVVLDANQPLDEIISVDISQTKEMKGVYSRVRLNSEISRRDMLQLALMSSENRAAASLAHHYPGGYQAFIRAMNAKAQALGMTHTRYVEPTGLSIHNVSTARDLIKLLIASKQYPLLSQLSTTREKTATFSHPTYSLPFKNTNHLIYKADWHIQLTKTGFTNQAGHCLVMRTIINQRPVALVVLDAFGKYTHFADANRLRKWMETGKVSEVPAVALNYKKQKSLAYRQPQRMANNVAE; this is encoded by the coding sequence ATGACTAAAAATTTTAAGCTTTCTCTTTGTGGCCTATTGATGCTGTCCACTCAGGTGGTGATGTTGCCTTCGGTTATGGCGAAGTCACCGACCTATTCCGTCGGCGCTACGCACCAGGAAATTGCTTCCGGTAGCGCCATGGTGGTGGATTTGCGTGATAACCACATTCTGTATTCCAGTAACCCCGATGTGGTGGTGCCGATTGCCTCCGTGACGAAATTGATGACGGCGCTGGTGGTGTTGGATGCCAATCAGCCGTTGGATGAGATCATTTCTGTGGATATCAGCCAGACGAAAGAAATGAAAGGCGTGTACTCGCGTGTGCGTCTCAACAGCGAGATCAGCCGCCGTGACATGTTGCAACTGGCGCTAATGTCATCGGAGAATCGCGCGGCTGCCAGTCTGGCGCACCACTATCCCGGCGGCTATCAGGCGTTTATCCGTGCGATGAACGCCAAAGCGCAGGCGCTGGGGATGACCCATACGCGTTATGTTGAGCCGACTGGGTTATCTATCCACAACGTCTCGACCGCCCGTGATTTAATCAAACTCCTGATTGCCAGTAAGCAATATCCACTGCTCAGTCAACTGAGCACCACGCGGGAGAAAACGGCGACGTTTTCTCATCCGACGTATAGCTTGCCGTTCAAAAACACCAATCATCTGATTTACAAGGCAGATTGGCACATTCAACTGACCAAAACGGGCTTCACGAATCAGGCTGGCCACTGTCTGGTGATGCGCACGATCATTAATCAGCGCCCGGTGGCGCTGGTGGTGTTGGATGCTTTCGGCAAGTATACGCACTTTGCAGACGCTAACCGACTGCGCAAATGGATGGAAACGGGCAAGGTAAGTGAGGTGCCTGCGGTTGCTTTGAACTATAAGAAACAGAAATCATTGGCTTACCGCCAACCACAGCGTATGGCGAATAACGTAGCCGAGTAG
- the dusC gene encoding tRNA dihydrouridine(16) synthase DusC: protein MRVLLAPMEGVLDALVRELLTEVNDYDLCITEFLRVVDQCLPIKSFYRLCPELHHASRTPSGTPVRVQLLGQYPQWLAENAARAVELGSYGVDLNCGCPSKVVNGSGGGATLLKDPELIYQGAKAMREAVPAHLPVTVKIRLGWDSGDRQFEIADAVQQAGASELAVHGRTKEDGYKAERINWQAIGEIRQRLRIPVIANGEIWDWQSAQECMAVTGCDAVMIGRGALNVPNLSRVIKYHEPRMPWPEVMLLLQKYVRLEKQGDTGMYHVARIKQWLGYLRKEYAAAAALFSEIRTLKTSADIARVIGEP from the coding sequence ATGCGTGTTCTGCTTGCCCCGATGGAAGGGGTTCTCGACGCGTTAGTGCGAGAACTGCTGACCGAAGTTAATGATTATGATCTGTGTATTACTGAATTTTTGCGCGTGGTGGATCAATGCCTGCCGATTAAATCTTTTTATCGTCTCTGCCCGGAGTTACACCACGCCAGTCGCACGCCGTCAGGTACGCCGGTTCGGGTGCAACTGCTGGGGCAGTATCCGCAGTGGCTGGCGGAAAATGCGGCGCGGGCGGTGGAATTAGGGTCGTATGGCGTCGATCTCAACTGCGGTTGTCCGTCAAAGGTGGTTAATGGCAGCGGCGGCGGTGCGACGCTGTTAAAAGATCCTGAACTGATTTATCAGGGCGCGAAGGCGATGCGTGAGGCGGTGCCTGCGCATTTGCCGGTTACTGTGAAAATCCGTCTGGGTTGGGATTCCGGCGATCGGCAGTTTGAAATTGCCGATGCGGTACAACAGGCGGGCGCCAGTGAACTGGCTGTGCATGGACGCACGAAAGAAGACGGCTACAAGGCCGAACGCATTAACTGGCAAGCGATAGGGGAAATTCGCCAGCGATTACGAATCCCCGTGATCGCTAACGGCGAAATCTGGGACTGGCAGAGCGCGCAGGAGTGTATGGCTGTGACAGGTTGCGACGCCGTGATGATCGGCCGCGGCGCGCTGAACGTACCGAATCTTAGCCGCGTGATTAAGTATCATGAACCACGTATGCCGTGGCCTGAGGTGATGCTGCTGCTGCAAAAATACGTGCGGCTGGAAAAGCAGGGCGATACCGGCATGTACCATGTGGCGCGCATCAAACAATGGCTTGGCTATTTGCGCAAAGAATATGCTGCGGCAGCGGCATTATTTAGCGAAATCCGTACGCTGAAAACGTCGGCGGATATCGCGCGTGTGATTGGTGAGCCTTAG
- the mmuP gene encoding S-methylmethionine permease, with protein MEQRATGSGEQFKRTMKARHLVMLSLGGVIGTGLFFNTGYIISTTGAAGTLLAYLIGALVVYLVMLSLGELSVAMPETGAFHVYASRYLSPATGYTVAWLYWLTWTVALGSSLTAAGFCMQYWFPQVPVWIWCLLFCVLIYLLNIVSSRFFAEGEFWFSIVKVVTILAFIVLGTGAMFGFIPMQDGSPAPFLQNMTASGWFPHGGLPILMTMVAVNFAFSGTELIGIAAGETENPQKVVPMAIRTTVARLVIFFLGTVLVLAALIPMQEAGIAKSPFVLVFEKIGIPYAADIFNFVILTAILSAANSGLYASGRMLWSLSNEGTLPRRFSRLTRRGIPLFAISVSMLGGLLALFSSVVAPDTVYVALSAISGFAVVAVWLSICASHYQFRRHYLHAGKPLSDLQYRAPGYPFTPVLGFLMCLLACVGLAFDPSQRIALWCGVPFVALCYGSYYITQSMKRRALAGVQNVG; from the coding sequence ATGGAACAACGTGCAACAGGCTCGGGAGAGCAGTTTAAACGCACCATGAAAGCGCGTCATTTGGTGATGCTTTCGCTTGGCGGTGTCATTGGCACTGGTCTGTTTTTCAATACGGGATACATTATTTCTACCACCGGTGCGGCGGGCACACTATTAGCGTATTTAATTGGCGCGCTCGTCGTGTATCTGGTGATGCTGAGTCTGGGGGAGCTGTCCGTCGCGATGCCGGAAACCGGTGCATTTCACGTCTATGCTTCCCGCTATCTCAGCCCGGCGACAGGTTATACCGTGGCTTGGCTCTATTGGCTGACGTGGACGGTCGCGCTGGGCTCCAGCCTGACCGCCGCCGGTTTTTGTATGCAGTATTGGTTCCCACAGGTGCCCGTCTGGATTTGGTGCCTGCTGTTTTGTGTATTGATATATCTACTGAACATCGTCTCGTCTCGCTTCTTTGCCGAGGGGGAATTTTGGTTTTCTATCGTGAAAGTCGTGACGATTCTTGCCTTTATCGTGCTGGGGACGGGGGCGATGTTTGGCTTTATTCCGATGCAGGACGGCTCACCTGCGCCGTTTTTACAGAATATGACCGCGTCTGGCTGGTTCCCACACGGCGGATTGCCGATTTTAATGACAATGGTGGCGGTCAATTTCGCCTTCTCTGGCACGGAGCTGATTGGTATCGCGGCGGGAGAAACGGAGAACCCGCAGAAAGTGGTGCCAATGGCGATCCGCACGACCGTTGCGCGCCTGGTAATCTTCTTTCTGGGAACGGTACTGGTGTTGGCGGCGCTGATCCCGATGCAAGAAGCGGGCATCGCTAAAAGCCCGTTTGTGCTGGTGTTTGAAAAAATTGGCATCCCTTATGCCGCCGATATTTTTAATTTCGTGATTTTGACGGCGATCTTGTCTGCGGCTAACTCTGGGCTGTATGCCTCGGGGCGTATGCTGTGGTCGTTGTCCAATGAAGGCACGTTGCCACGTCGTTTTTCTCGTCTAACGCGTCGTGGGATTCCGCTCTTTGCCATTTCCGTTAGTATGTTGGGCGGGTTATTGGCTCTGTTTTCCAGTGTGGTCGCGCCGGATACTGTTTACGTAGCGCTCTCTGCGATTTCCGGCTTTGCCGTGGTAGCGGTGTGGCTGAGCATTTGTGCCTCACATTATCAGTTTCGTCGTCATTATCTCCATGCCGGTAAGCCTCTCTCCGATCTGCAATATCGTGCGCCGGGATATCCGTTCACACCGGTGCTTGGTTTCCTAATGTGCCTGCTTGCCTGTGTCGGGTTGGCGTTTGACCCCAGTCAGCGGATAGCACTGTGGTGTGGCGTACCGTTTGTCGCATTGTGTTATGGGAGTTATTACATCACGCAGTCGATGAAACGACGTGCCTTAGCGGGAGTGCAAAATGTTGGGTGA
- a CDS encoding FMN-binding protein, with protein sequence MNKSISGMLIALAMAFSLSVSGNDATHYKDGTYVGKAQGKEAEVEVAVSIKEGKIVNAEVLKHGDTKAMMLIAIDQIVPELIEKQDINQVDAVTGATLSSTGVINAVKQALEQAKVTP encoded by the coding sequence ATGAATAAATCTATTTCAGGGATGCTGATTGCATTAGCTATGGCGTTTTCTTTATCCGTGTCAGGCAATGATGCAACGCATTATAAGGATGGCACTTATGTTGGGAAAGCGCAGGGCAAGGAAGCGGAAGTTGAGGTAGCGGTCAGTATTAAAGAAGGGAAAATTGTTAATGCGGAGGTACTCAAGCATGGTGATACCAAAGCGATGATGTTGATTGCGATAGATCAGATTGTGCCTGAGCTGATTGAAAAGCAGGATATTAATCAGGTTGATGCGGTCACGGGAGCCACGCTATCCAGCACGGGCGTGATTAACGCGGTGAAACAGGCGCTGGAACAGGCAAAAGTCACGCCATGA
- the mmuM gene encoding homocysteine S-methyltransferase, protein MLGENSVAGLLATVNTIVLDGALATELEARGCDLTDPLWSAKILVENPDLIYQVHLDYFKAGAQCAITASYQATPQGFTARGYSEAASLALIAKSVQLAAQARDDYRRDNPQSGTLLVAGSVGPYGAYLADGSEYRGDYQLSQAEMMAFHRPRMMALLEAGADLLACETLPSFTEIDALVALLAEFPQAQAWFSFTLRDSEHLSDGTPLRSVLTSVNACPQAIAVGVNCIALENVTPALRHLSSLTDLPLVVYPNSGEQYDAITKTWRRAHGAACSLTAYLPEWQAAGARLIGGCCRTTPADIASIARCCQHKVNM, encoded by the coding sequence ATGTTGGGTGAAAATAGCGTGGCAGGCCTACTGGCGACGGTAAACACGATAGTGTTGGATGGCGCGCTGGCGACCGAACTGGAAGCGCGTGGCTGTGACTTAACAGACCCACTGTGGTCGGCAAAAATACTGGTTGAAAACCCAGATCTGATTTATCAGGTCCACCTTGACTATTTCAAGGCTGGGGCACAGTGCGCGATTACCGCCAGCTATCAGGCGACACCGCAAGGGTTTACGGCGCGCGGCTATAGCGAAGCGGCGTCGCTAGCGCTGATTGCCAAGAGTGTACAGCTTGCGGCACAGGCGCGGGATGATTATCGTCGCGATAATCCCCAGAGCGGGACGTTGCTGGTGGCAGGATCGGTGGGGCCATATGGCGCTTACTTAGCGGATGGATCAGAGTATCGTGGCGATTATCAGCTATCACAGGCCGAAATGATGGCGTTCCATCGGCCGCGTATGATGGCGTTGCTTGAGGCTGGTGCGGATCTTCTGGCCTGTGAGACATTGCCGTCTTTTACCGAAATTGACGCGCTGGTGGCACTACTGGCTGAATTCCCTCAGGCGCAGGCCTGGTTCTCCTTCACATTGCGCGACAGCGAGCATCTCAGCGACGGCACGCCATTGCGCTCGGTGCTGACAAGTGTCAACGCTTGCCCGCAGGCGATTGCCGTGGGTGTCAACTGCATCGCGTTGGAAAACGTGACGCCTGCGCTGAGGCACCTGTCCTCACTGACAGATTTACCGTTGGTGGTTTATCCTAATTCCGGCGAGCAGTATGATGCAATAACGAAAACCTGGCGTCGCGCTCATGGTGCGGCTTGCTCCCTGACGGCGTATTTGCCCGAGTGGCAGGCGGCAGGCGCGCGTTTGATTGGCGGCTGCTGTCGCACCACGCCCGCAGATATTGCCAGCATTGCACGCTGCTGCCAGCATAAGGTCAATATGTAA
- a CDS encoding DUF6622 family protein, with the protein MENQLTILRHTPYWVWIVLGYLIYAGIKASQPRQQSLARMLVVPAVFMVWGVSAIFHTPLITFATVGGFLLTLIVGVGIGWIWGNSSGAYLPQSRVFQRNGSWWPLALMLLTFCSRFYFSVQLARFPALAHDPAFCLLSGAASGITAGIFSGVSLRLLDQMRKIKSSLM; encoded by the coding sequence GTGGAAAACCAACTGACTATTCTGCGTCATACGCCTTATTGGGTGTGGATCGTTTTGGGGTATCTGATTTATGCCGGAATAAAAGCCAGCCAGCCGAGACAGCAATCGCTTGCACGAATGCTGGTGGTGCCGGCTGTGTTCATGGTATGGGGTGTTAGCGCGATTTTTCATACGCCGCTGATCACGTTTGCGACGGTGGGGGGATTTCTGCTGACGTTGATTGTTGGGGTGGGAATAGGTTGGATATGGGGGAATAGCTCAGGCGCTTATCTGCCGCAATCGCGCGTTTTTCAGCGTAATGGCTCGTGGTGGCCGTTGGCCTTAATGCTGCTGACGTTTTGTTCTCGTTTTTATTTTTCCGTTCAACTGGCTCGTTTTCCCGCATTGGCGCATGATCCCGCATTTTGTTTGCTGTCTGGTGCAGCAAGTGGGATTACTGCGGGGATATTCAGCGGGGTTAGCCTGCGCTTGCTGGACCAGATGCGTAAAATAAAATCGTCCTTAATGTAA
- a CDS encoding ATP-binding cassette domain-containing protein, with product MTNFPAQIALDGLEKRFAGQEKPALASLTAEISSGAVTGLVGPDGAGKTTLLRMLAGLLTPSRGTLRVANLDPIKDDRQLHAILGYMPQKFGLYEDLTVMENLTLYADLRGITGDLRKDTFDRLLSFTDLTRFTDRLAGKLSGGMKQKLGLACTLLGQPKVLLLDEPGVGVDPISRRELWHMVHELADDGMLILWSTSYLDEAEQCRDVLLLNEGELLYRGAPRDLTARMAGRCILIDTGDRRHRDVLQEALRLPQVSDGVIQGQYVRLILKPGADRASLLATLHLEAGCLHDTEPRFEDAFIDLLGGGPASASSLARIMPQIDVSSGETVIEAQALTKKFGDFAATDHVSFQVKRGEIFGLLGPNGAGKSTTFKMMCGLLVPTDGKALVLDMDLKTSSGKARQHLGYMAQKFSLYGNLTVEQNLRFFSGVYGLKGKAQRDKMADMSDAFNFQPIYRQTPDALPLGFKQRLALACALMHEPDILFLDEPTSGVDPLTRREFWIHINGMVNRGVTVMVTTHFMDEAEYCDRIGLVYRGKLIASGTPDELKQQAASAETPSPTMEEAFIALIQAYDEEAEHG from the coding sequence ATGACTAATTTTCCCGCGCAGATCGCGTTGGACGGGCTGGAAAAACGCTTTGCCGGACAGGAAAAACCCGCGCTCGCCAGCCTCACCGCTGAGATAAGCAGCGGCGCCGTGACCGGACTGGTTGGCCCAGATGGTGCAGGGAAAACTACCCTGCTGCGCATGCTGGCGGGGCTATTAACGCCCAGCCGCGGTACGCTGCGCGTGGCGAATCTGGATCCCATCAAAGACGATCGCCAACTGCATGCCATTTTGGGCTACATGCCGCAAAAGTTTGGCCTGTATGAAGATCTGACGGTAATGGAGAACCTGACGCTGTATGCCGATCTGCGCGGTATTACTGGCGATCTACGTAAAGACACCTTCGATCGCCTGCTGTCGTTTACCGACCTGACCCGTTTTACCGACAGGCTGGCAGGCAAACTCTCCGGCGGCATGAAACAGAAACTGGGGCTGGCCTGTACGCTGCTCGGGCAGCCTAAGGTGCTGCTGCTGGATGAACCGGGCGTCGGCGTCGACCCCATTTCTCGCCGTGAACTGTGGCACATGGTGCACGAACTGGCCGATGACGGCATGTTGATCCTGTGGAGCACGTCGTATCTCGATGAGGCAGAGCAGTGTCGGGATGTGCTGCTACTGAACGAAGGCGAACTGCTGTATCGCGGCGCGCCGCGCGATCTGACCGCACGCATGGCGGGACGCTGCATTCTGATTGATACTGGCGATCGTCGACATCGGGATGTGTTGCAGGAAGCGCTGCGTTTGCCACAGGTGAGTGACGGCGTGATTCAGGGACAGTACGTCAGGTTAATACTGAAACCCGGTGCGGATCGGGCATCGCTGCTCGCCACCCTGCATCTGGAAGCGGGTTGTCTGCACGACACCGAGCCACGCTTCGAGGATGCCTTTATCGATCTGCTGGGTGGCGGCCCAGCCAGCGCATCATCACTGGCGCGCATCATGCCGCAGATTGACGTCAGCAGCGGCGAAACCGTCATTGAAGCTCAGGCACTGACGAAGAAATTTGGTGATTTCGCCGCCACCGATCACGTCAGTTTTCAGGTAAAGCGGGGAGAAATTTTCGGCCTGCTCGGCCCCAACGGGGCGGGGAAATCGACCACGTTCAAGATGATGTGCGGCCTGCTGGTGCCAACTGACGGCAAAGCGCTAGTGCTCGATATGGATCTGAAAACCAGTTCCGGCAAAGCTCGCCAGCATTTGGGGTACATGGCGCAAAAGTTTTCGCTCTACGGCAACCTGACCGTCGAACAAAATCTGCGCTTTTTTTCCGGCGTTTATGGACTCAAAGGCAAGGCACAGCGCGATAAAATGGCCGATATGAGCGACGCCTTCAACTTTCAGCCGATTTATCGTCAAACGCCGGACGCGCTGCCGCTGGGCTTTAAGCAGCGGCTGGCGCTGGCCTGCGCGCTGATGCATGAACCCGATATTCTGTTTCTCGACGAACCGACCTCCGGCGTCGATCCGCTGACCCGACGTGAATTCTGGATACATATCAACGGCATGGTTAACCGCGGCGTCACGGTGATGGTCACCACGCACTTTATGGACGAAGCCGAATATTGCGACCGCATCGGACTGGTGTATCGCGGTAAGCTGATCGCCAGCGGCACGCCGGACGAACTGAAACAGCAGGCAGCCAGCGCAGAGACGCCATCACCAACGATGGAAGAAGCGTTTATCGCACTGATTCAGGCATACGATGAGGAGGCGGAACATGGTTGA
- the rhlE gene encoding ATP-dependent RNA helicase RhlE, translating into MSFDSLGLSADILRAIEEQGYRDPTPVQRQAIPLVLDGRDLMASAQTGTGKTAGFTLPLLQLLTSREAQNKGKGRRPVRALILTPTRELAAQIDENVKAYSKYLPLRSLVVFGGVSINPQMMKLRSGVDILVATPGRLLDLEHQNAVDLSQVEILVLDEADRMLDMGFIHDIRRVLAKLPAKRQNLLFSATFSDEIKGLANKLLTHPASVEVVRRNTPSELVTQHVHFVDKRRKRELLSQLIGQNNWRQVLVFTRTKHGANHLAELLEKDGITAAAIHGNKSQGARTRALANFKDGSIRVLVATDIAARGLDIDQLPHVVNYELPNVPEDYVHRIGRTGRAEATGEALSLVCVDEHKLLRDIERLLKREIPRIAIEGYEPDPSIKAEPIVNGRQGNRGGGARSGAPRASSERPQSGRRSTDNPRKAGGNGASPWGNSGNSQGEGQRRAPRPQNRSKVAVK; encoded by the coding sequence ATGTCATTTGATTCTCTCGGCCTGAGTGCCGATATTCTGCGCGCGATTGAAGAGCAGGGTTATCGCGATCCTACGCCCGTTCAGCGTCAGGCCATTCCTCTCGTGCTGGATGGGCGCGATTTGATGGCTAGTGCCCAAACGGGTACAGGTAAAACGGCGGGCTTTACGCTGCCATTATTGCAATTGCTGACGAGTCGCGAAGCGCAGAATAAAGGGAAAGGCCGCCGTCCGGTACGCGCGCTGATTTTGACGCCAACCCGCGAGCTGGCGGCACAGATTGATGAGAACGTGAAAGCGTATAGCAAATATTTACCCTTGCGTTCACTGGTTGTTTTCGGCGGGGTGAGTATTAACCCGCAGATGATGAAACTACGCAGCGGCGTGGATATTCTGGTTGCGACGCCGGGACGTCTACTCGATTTGGAACATCAGAATGCCGTTGACCTCTCGCAGGTAGAAATTCTGGTGTTGGATGAAGCCGACCGTATGCTTGACATGGGGTTCATCCACGATATTCGCCGTGTGTTAGCGAAATTGCCTGCCAAACGGCAAAACCTGCTGTTCTCTGCGACCTTCTCTGATGAGATTAAAGGGTTGGCGAATAAATTGCTGACGCATCCGGCTTCGGTGGAAGTGGTGCGACGCAATACGCCGTCCGAGCTAGTGACTCAGCATGTGCATTTTGTCGATAAGCGCCGTAAACGTGAGCTGTTATCGCAGTTGATTGGCCAGAATAACTGGCGGCAGGTGCTGGTATTTACCCGTACCAAGCATGGCGCCAACCACCTGGCTGAACTGCTGGAAAAAGACGGTATTACCGCCGCGGCTATCCACGGTAATAAAAGCCAAGGCGCGCGGACTCGCGCATTGGCGAACTTTAAAGACGGCAGCATTCGCGTGCTGGTTGCGACCGACATCGCCGCGCGCGGTTTGGATATCGACCAGTTGCCGCATGTGGTGAACTATGAGTTGCCAAACGTGCCGGAAGACTATGTTCACCGTATAGGCCGTACCGGTCGTGCGGAAGCGACTGGCGAAGCGCTGTCGCTGGTGTGTGTGGATGAACATAAACTACTGCGCGATATCGAACGCCTGCTGAAGCGCGAGATCCCACGTATCGCTATTGAGGGCTATGAGCCAGATCCGTCTATCAAGGCGGAGCCGATTGTCAATGGCCGTCAGGGTAATCGTGGCGGTGGCGCGCGTAGTGGCGCTCCGCGCGCGTCATCTGAACGCCCCCAGAGCGGACGCCGCTCGACCGATAACCCGCGTAAAGCGGGCGGCAATGGCGCGAGTCCGTGGGGGAATAGTGGCAACAGTCAGGGCGAAGGACAGCGCCGTGCGCCGCGTCCGCAAAATCGCAGTAAGGTCGCTGTAAAATAG
- the hlyD gene encoding secretion protein HlyD produces the protein MNKRKLAFAALILVLLGAGYGFYHHQQQQQKPLTLYGNVDIRTVNLAFRVGGRVAELKVDEGDTVQTGQSLAILDAAPYQNAQHQAQANLASAQAQLQLAQEGYRQEEIAQVRSQVVQSQAAYDYANRFYQRQQGLWDKRAISANMLDDARTARNQALATLQAAKDKLSQFERGNRPQEIAAAQAAVAQAEAGLAQAELDRQDTELVAPSPGVILTRAAEKGSMLAAGSTVFTLSLTRPVWVRAYVSEKDLGRVVPGSYMLIYTDGRPNQPYRGKVGFVSPSAEFTPKSVETEDLRTDLVYRLRIVVTDPDDGLRQGMPVTLRLEDARTEDANRTHEPAHHD, from the coding sequence ATGAACAAGAGAAAATTGGCATTTGCCGCCCTCATTCTTGTCCTGCTCGGTGCAGGTTATGGCTTTTATCACCACCAGCAACAGCAGCAAAAACCGTTAACGCTCTACGGCAATGTCGATATCCGCACCGTCAATCTGGCCTTCCGAGTGGGTGGCAGAGTGGCCGAGCTGAAGGTCGATGAGGGCGATACGGTGCAAACCGGCCAATCGCTGGCAATACTTGATGCCGCGCCTTATCAGAATGCACAACATCAGGCGCAGGCCAACCTTGCCAGCGCACAGGCGCAGCTCCAGTTGGCGCAGGAAGGCTACCGACAGGAAGAGATCGCGCAGGTGCGATCTCAGGTAGTCCAGAGTCAGGCTGCCTATGATTACGCCAACCGTTTCTATCAGCGTCAGCAAGGGCTGTGGGATAAGCGCGCCATTTCCGCCAATATGCTGGACGACGCCAGAACCGCACGCAATCAGGCGCTTGCGACACTACAAGCCGCGAAAGACAAGCTGAGCCAGTTCGAACGCGGTAACCGGCCACAGGAAATTGCCGCCGCGCAGGCGGCCGTAGCTCAGGCCGAAGCCGGGCTGGCCCAGGCGGAACTGGATAGGCAGGATACCGAATTAGTGGCTCCCTCTCCCGGCGTAATCCTCACCCGCGCCGCCGAAAAGGGTAGCATGCTGGCAGCGGGCAGTACCGTTTTCACCCTTTCCCTGACGCGACCCGTTTGGGTACGCGCCTACGTGAGCGAGAAAGACCTCGGTCGCGTCGTGCCCGGTAGCTACATGCTGATTTACACCGATGGCCGCCCCAATCAGCCCTATCGCGGCAAAGTCGGTTTTGTCTCGCCAAGCGCCGAATTCACGCCGAAAAGCGTCGAGACCGAAGATCTCCGTACCGATTTAGTGTATCGCCTGCGCATTGTTGTTACCGATCCTGATGACGGTTTACGGCAAGGCATGCCCGTCACACTACGCCTTGAAGATGCCCGCACGGAGGATGCCAACCGCACGCACGAGCCCGCTCATCATGACTAA
- the cyaB gene encoding class IV adenylate cyclase, protein MLEHFTGKYEIKIKFRIDDIANFRNTLFSLHPQAFVFENKEHDVYYDDADSRLQQKSIRMLVRRMEPSGIKLWIIKGPLVERREAVNVEDFEKTDSMLQTLGYQPLFAIHKIRSIYFLNAFHITVDYIESLGYFVEISMMTDDETQLNTLRDRCIECALRLQLSLDNIEEKSYCQLLGLN, encoded by the coding sequence ATGCTTGAACATTTCACAGGGAAATATGAAATAAAAATTAAATTTCGCATTGATGATATCGCTAATTTTCGCAATACCCTTTTTAGTCTGCACCCTCAAGCTTTTGTCTTTGAAAATAAAGAACATGATGTTTATTACGATGACGCGGATAGTCGGCTACAACAGAAGAGCATCAGAATGCTGGTGCGCCGCATGGAACCTTCGGGAATTAAACTTTGGATTATTAAAGGGCCGTTAGTCGAGCGTCGAGAAGCGGTTAACGTTGAAGATTTTGAAAAGACAGACAGTATGCTTCAGACCTTAGGATATCAGCCGCTTTTTGCCATTCATAAAATACGCAGTATCTACTTTCTCAATGCCTTCCATATTACTGTTGATTATATTGAATCGCTTGGTTATTTTGTTGAAATATCAATGATGACCGACGACGAGACGCAGTTGAATACGCTCCGGGATCGGTGTATAGAATGTGCCTTACGTCTTCAGTTGTCATTAGATAATATTGAAGAGAAGTCCTATTGCCAATTATTAGGATTGAATTAA
- a CDS encoding epoxyqueuosine reductase QueH: MSTVKTTPLQRPILSLPNNADKLLLHSCCAPCSGEVMEAITASGIDYTIFFYNPNIHPQREYLIRKEENIRFADKHGVPFIDADYDTDNWFERAKGMEREPERGIRCTMCFDMRFERTALYAAENGFSVISSSLGISRWKNMQQINECGHQAAQKYPGIVYWDYNWRKGGGSSRMIEISKRERFYQQEYCGCIYSLRDTNQHRKSQGRDIIRIGKLYYGDETE; this comes from the coding sequence ATGTCGACTGTCAAAACTACCCCATTACAACGCCCTATCCTTTCTTTACCGAACAATGCGGACAAGCTGCTATTGCATTCCTGCTGCGCGCCCTGCTCTGGCGAAGTCATGGAGGCGATTACCGCCTCTGGCATCGACTACACTATTTTCTTTTATAATCCCAACATCCATCCACAGCGCGAATACCTGATCCGCAAAGAAGAAAATATTCGTTTCGCCGATAAACACGGCGTCCCTTTTATTGACGCGGATTATGATACCGATAACTGGTTCGAACGTGCGAAAGGGATGGAAAGGGAACCCGAACGCGGTATTCGTTGCACCATGTGTTTTGATATGCGCTTCGAGCGCACCGCGCTTTATGCCGCGGAAAATGGCTTTAGCGTGATATCAAGTTCGCTGGGTATCTCGCGCTGGAAAAATATGCAGCAGATTAACGAATGCGGACATCAGGCCGCGCAGAAATATCCCGGCATCGTTTATTGGGATTACAACTGGCGTAAAGGGGGCGGCTCGTCGCGCATGATTGAAATCAGCAAGCGTGAACGGTTTTATCAACAGGAATATTGCGGCTGCATTTATTCCTTGCGCGATACCAATCAGCATCGTAAATCACAAGGTCGCGATATTATCCGCATTGGGAAGTTGTATTACGGTGATGAAACCGAATAA